A single region of the Pelobates fuscus isolate aPelFus1 chromosome 4, aPelFus1.pri, whole genome shotgun sequence genome encodes:
- the PABPC1 gene encoding polyadenylate-binding protein 1: MNPSAPSYPMASLYVGDLHPDVTEAMLYEKFSPAGPILSIRVCRDMITRRSLGYAYVNFQQPADAERALDTMNFDVIKGKPVRIMWSQRDPSLRKSGVGNIFIKNLDKSIDNKALYDTFSAFGNILSCKVVCDENGSKGYGFVHFETQEAAERAIDKMNGMLLNDRKVFVGRFKSRKEREAELGARAKEFTNVYIKNFGEDMDDERLKEMFGKYGPALSVKVMTDESGKSKGFGFVSFERHEDAQKAVDDMNGKDMNGKAIYVGRAQKKVERQTELKRKFEQMKQDRITRYQGVNLYVKNLDDGIDDERLRKEFSPFGTITSAKVMMEGGRSKGFGFVCFSSPEEATKAVTEMNGRIVATKPLYVALAQRKEERQAHLTNQYMQRMASVRAVPNPVINPYQQPPSNYFMAAIPPAQNRAAYYPGQLAQIRPSPRWTAQGARHPFQNMPGAIRPAAPRPPTFGAMRPTSSQVPRVVSAQRVANTSTQTMGPRPTAAAAAAAATSTVRSVTQYKYAAGVRNPQQHLSTQPQVAMQQPAVHVQGQEPLTASMLASAPPQEQKQMLGERLFPLIQAMHPNLAGKITGMLLEIDNSELLHMLESPESLRSKVDEAVAVLQAHQAKEAAQKAVSNATGVAAV, from the exons ATGAATCCAAGTGCTCCCAGCTACCCCATGGCTTCCCTGTATGTTGGAGACCTGCACCCTGACGTAACAGAGGCTATGCTGTATGAGAAATTCAGTCCTGCTGGGCCAATTTTGTCAATCAGAGTCTGCAGGGATATGATCACAAGACGATCTCTTGGTTATGCTTATGTAAACTTTCAACAACCAGCTGATG CTGAACGTGCTTTGGATACAATGAACTTTGACGTCATAAAAGGCAAGCCAGTGCGTATAATGTGGTCTCAGCGTGATCCATCTCTCCGTAAAAGTGGAGTAGGCAACATTTTCATCAAGAATCTGGACAAATCCATTGATAACAAAGCACTGTATGATACATTTTCTGCATTTGGGAATATCCTATCATGCAAG gtggtGTGTGATGAAAATGGTTCGAAGGGCTATGGATTTGTTCACTTCGAAACCCAGGAGGCTGCAGAGAGGGCAATTGATAAAATGAATGGCATGCTTTTGAATGACCGCAAAGT ATTTGTTGGGAGATTCAAGTCCCGCAAAGAACGAGAAGCAGAGCTCGGTGCAAGAGCAAAGGAGTTCACAAATGTCTATATAAAGAATTTTGGTGAAGACATGGATGACGAGAGACTTAAAGAAATGTTTGGCAAATATg GACCAGCCCTCAGTGTTAAAGTTATGACAGACGAAAGCGGAAAGTCCAAAGGCTTTGGTTTTGTTTCTTTTGAAAGACATGAGGATGCCCAGAAG GCTGTAGATGACATGAACGGaaaagatatgaatggcaaagcaaTCTATGTTGGCCGTGCCCAGAAAAAGGTGGAAAGGCAAACAGAGTTGAAGAGAAAATTTGAACAAATGAAACAGGACCGAATTACTAGATACCAG GGTGTTAACCTTTATGTAAAAAACTTGGATGATGGCATTGATGATGAGCGTCTTCGCAAAGAATTTTCACCCTTCGGGACAATCACAAGTGCTAAG GTAATGATGGAAGGTGGTCGAAGCAAAGGATTTGGATTTGTGTGCTTCTCCTCCCCTGAAGAGGCCACCAAAGCAGTCACTGAAATGAATGGTAGAATTGTAGCCACAAAGCCTCTGTATGTTGCTCTGGCACAGCGCaaggaagagaggcaagcacaTCTGACCAACCAGTACATGCAGAGAATGGCAAGTGTTCGTGCTGTACCCAATCCAGTGATCAACCCCTACCAGCAACCACCCTCCAACTACTTCATGGCTGCAATCCCACCT GCTCAAAATCGTGCTGCATACTACCCTGGACAGCTTGCTCAGATTAGACCAAGCCCCCGTTGGACTGCTCAAGGTGCCAGGCATC CATTCCAGAACATGCCAGGTGCCATCCGCCCTGCTGCTCCAAGACCACCAACCTTTGGAGCAATGAGACCAACCTCTTCCCAGGTCCCACGTGTTGTGTCTGCCCAGCGCGTTG CAAATACATCAACACAGACCATGGGTCCTAGGCCAACAGCTGCTGCggcggctgctgctgctacttCTACTGTGCGTTCTGTTACTCAATATAAATATGCCGCTGGTGTCCGTAATCCTCAACAACATCTTAGTACCCAACCTCAAGTTGCAATGCAGCAG CCTGCTGTCCATGTGCAAGGCCAAGAGCCTCTGACTGCTTCCATGCTGGCCTCTGCTCCTCCACAGGAGCAAAAACAAATGCTGG GTGAGCGTCTGTTCCCACTGATCCAAGCTATGCATCCTAATCTCGCTGGTAAGATTACTGGCATGTTGCTGGAGATTGATAATTCTGAGCTGCTTCACATGCTGGAGTCTCCAGAATCTCTCCGCTCTAAG GTGGATGAAGCTGTTGCTGTGTTACAAGCCCACCAAGCTAAGGAGGCTGCCCAAAAGGCTGTGAGCAATGCTACTGGCGTGGCTGCTGTTTAA